A window of Triplophysa dalaica isolate WHDGS20190420 chromosome 7, ASM1584641v1, whole genome shotgun sequence contains these coding sequences:
- the atp5mf gene encoding ATP synthase subunit f, mitochondrial: MFNCDVLSFYSQHAPRHAIILKFRQSKMADKAVSLAEKRLLDVKLGQVPSWLGTRDFTPNGLLGGVRRGYERYYNKYINVKKGGIGGVAMFLVGYVALSYLWEYDHIKHDRWRKYH, from the exons ATGTTCAACTGTGACGTCCTCTCTTTTTATTCCCAGCACGCACCGCGGCACGCCATcatcttgaagttcagacagaGCAAGATGGCGGATAAAGCAG TGTCCCTGGCTGAGAAGAGGCTTTTGGATGTCAAGCTTGGGCAAGTGCCGTCATGGCTCGGTACAAGAGACTTCACCCCAAATGGACTTCTTGGTGGAGTTCGCAGAG GATATGAGAGATATTACAACAAGTACATCAATGTGAAGAAAGGAGGTATTGGCGGTGTGGCCATGTTTCTTGTTGGTTATGTTGCCCTGAGCTACCTTTGGGAATATGATCACATCA AGCACGACAGGTGGAGAAAATACCACTGA